In Promicromonospora sp. Populi, one genomic interval encodes:
- a CDS encoding spermidine synthase: MARRTARRRPSSSAPLTLPGELPVGPVPISTGTAEVVRDPDSPQRVTLHVNGVPSSSLDLADPGFLDFEYMQQMAAFVALLPAGPLRVLHLGAAGSAFARHVEHERPGSRQLGVDLDARLLELVREWFALPRSPLLRLRADDAGRALASARDASYDVVVRDVFAGDRTPAHLVGTGFAAEARRVLRPGGVLLVNCADRPPLTMARREVASLAQAFGPHAAASGRLAAVAEPAILKGRRYGNLVLAAVRELPADAGQDAGQDAGPDLRDPRLGRALRTLAVPATLLVGDDAATFAGTAQPLDTPPLENPPLEASAP; this comes from the coding sequence ATGGCCCGCCGTACCGCCCGACGCCGCCCATCCTCCTCCGCACCACTGACACTCCCCGGCGAGCTGCCCGTCGGCCCGGTGCCGATCAGCACCGGCACCGCCGAGGTGGTTCGCGACCCGGACTCCCCGCAGCGAGTGACGCTGCACGTCAACGGCGTGCCCAGCTCCAGCCTCGACCTTGCCGACCCCGGATTCCTCGACTTCGAGTACATGCAGCAGATGGCCGCCTTCGTGGCCCTGCTGCCCGCCGGTCCGCTCCGTGTGCTGCACCTCGGCGCAGCCGGCAGCGCCTTCGCCCGGCACGTGGAGCACGAGCGGCCAGGCTCCCGCCAGCTCGGCGTCGACCTGGACGCCCGCCTGCTCGAGCTCGTCCGCGAGTGGTTCGCCCTGCCCCGCTCCCCCCTGCTGCGCCTGCGCGCGGACGACGCCGGACGCGCCCTCGCGTCCGCGCGAGACGCCTCCTACGACGTGGTGGTCCGGGACGTCTTCGCGGGAGACCGCACGCCCGCGCACCTCGTGGGCACCGGGTTCGCCGCCGAGGCCCGCCGCGTCCTGCGGCCCGGCGGCGTCCTGCTCGTGAACTGCGCCGACCGGCCGCCGCTGACCATGGCGCGCCGGGAGGTCGCGAGCCTCGCCCAGGCCTTCGGGCCCCACGCTGCCGCGTCCGGCCGGCTCGCCGCCGTCGCCGAGCCCGCGATCCTCAAGGGGCGCCGGTACGGCAACCTGGTCCTGGCGGCCGTGCGCGAGCTGCCCGCCGACGCCGGGCAGGACGCCGGGCAGGACGCTGGGCCAGACCTGCGCGACCCCCGCCTGGGCCGCGCCCTGCGCACCCTCGCCGTGCCGGCAACGCTGCTCGTAGGCGACGACGCCGCGACGTTCGCCGGGACGGCGCAGCCGCTGGACACCCCGCCACTGGAGAACCCGCCGCTGGAGGCCTCGGCGCCCTGA
- a CDS encoding SAV_6107 family HEPN domain-containing protein — protein sequence MGTMHSQGGRDVVSARMLVPHAVPPGVSALLRKADAELAEAARSADPGDRFVHAHLAAIRSAAAVVALRGRPSARSGARTVWDMLAHAEPELAAWSGYFASGAPLRAAVDAGRPEQVEPARADELLACAEDFRDEVAMLVDPNAGFSAQRLTLVPEAS from the coding sequence ATGGGCACCATGCACTCTCAGGGCGGGCGGGACGTGGTCTCCGCGCGCATGCTCGTGCCGCACGCTGTCCCGCCGGGCGTCAGCGCTCTGCTGCGCAAGGCGGACGCGGAGCTGGCCGAGGCGGCGCGTTCGGCTGATCCGGGGGACCGGTTCGTGCACGCGCACCTCGCGGCGATCCGGTCGGCTGCCGCGGTTGTTGCGCTCCGCGGTCGTCCGTCGGCGCGCTCGGGAGCGCGGACGGTGTGGGACATGCTCGCGCACGCCGAGCCCGAGCTAGCGGCCTGGTCCGGTTACTTCGCGTCCGGTGCGCCCCTGCGCGCAGCGGTCGACGCGGGCCGGCCGGAGCAGGTGGAGCCGGCACGAGCGGACGAGCTGCTGGCCTGCGCGGAGGACTTCCGGGACGAGGTGGCGATGCTCGTGGACCCCAACGCGGGGTTCTCGGCCCAGCGCCTGACCCTGGTGCCCGAGGCGTCGTAA